In a single window of the Rhizobiaceae bacterium genome:
- a CDS encoding formylglycine-generating enzyme family protein: MSTGKLRDPHHQAAARRAGMVSIPGGTFLMGSDKYYPEEAPVRKVGVAGFLMDACTVTNREFEQFVKETGYVTLAERPANPADYPGFLPEMLAPASTLFRKPAAPVDMGNPYSWWDYVKGANWRHPQGPGSSIRRIPDHPVVHVAWEDAEAYAQWVGKSLPTEAEWEFAARGGLEGSDYVWGDELTPDGKHMANTWQGEFPYRNTVDDGYEFTSPVGAFPANGYGLYDMAGNVWQWTSDWYEERARAVSPCCSATNPRGGSREASVDPRDPSGVPRKVTKGGSHLCAPNYCRRYRPAARMSQPIDTSTSHLGFRCVIRQSGES; this comes from the coding sequence ATGAGCACCGGAAAATTGCGTGATCCTCACCACCAAGCGGCCGCGCGGCGCGCGGGTATGGTCTCTATTCCCGGTGGCACATTTCTCATGGGGTCCGACAAATACTATCCGGAGGAGGCGCCCGTTCGGAAGGTTGGCGTGGCGGGGTTTCTCATGGATGCCTGCACGGTGACGAACCGTGAGTTCGAGCAATTTGTGAAGGAAACGGGCTACGTCACCCTGGCGGAACGCCCCGCCAATCCGGCTGATTATCCCGGTTTCCTGCCTGAAATGCTGGCGCCCGCTTCCACCTTGTTTCGCAAGCCGGCAGCACCCGTCGACATGGGCAATCCCTATAGCTGGTGGGACTACGTGAAAGGGGCGAACTGGCGGCATCCGCAAGGCCCTGGCAGTTCCATACGCAGAATACCCGACCATCCCGTGGTTCATGTCGCCTGGGAAGACGCTGAGGCCTATGCCCAGTGGGTGGGTAAGTCTCTCCCGACAGAAGCGGAGTGGGAATTTGCCGCGCGCGGCGGCCTTGAAGGCAGCGACTATGTCTGGGGTGACGAACTGACGCCCGACGGCAAGCATATGGCCAACACCTGGCAGGGCGAATTTCCCTATCGCAATACTGTTGACGACGGGTACGAGTTCACGTCGCCGGTCGGTGCCTTCCCTGCCAACGGATATGGTCTCTACGACATGGCGGGGAATGTCTGGCAGTGGACAAGCGATTGGTATGAAGAGCGCGCAAGAGCCGTAAGCCCCTGCTGCTCGGCAACCAATCCACGCGGTGGCTCGCGAGAAGCCAGCGTCGATCCGCGCGATCCAAGCGGCGTGCCCCGAAAGGTCACCAAAGGCGGATCACATCTGTGCGCACCCAATTATTGCCGTCGCTACCGCCCAGCGGCGCGGATGTCGCAGCCGATCGACACCTCGACATCGCATCTGGGTTTCAGGTGTGTCATAAGACAGTCAGGGGAGAGTTGA
- a CDS encoding Na+-dependent transporter, whose protein sequence is MRRRALAPVAFHYPGNKFQTMTALSQLIPIAINASIFTMVFALGAKTERGDAVYIFDHKGLLIRSILSMNVVMVLVAALIAAAFDLAEAIEVALIAIAISPVPPVLPGKQIKAGGTASYAISLLVAASVASIVIAPLAVSSVGFLFGRQTVAGIGRLSSIIIVSILLPLFLGIALRIYMPAVAARIAPVLSRAGTVLLILAVLPVLVTATATIWEFVGNGVLAVLIGFSLIGLVVGHMLGGPETGNRTVLALATSTRHPGVAMAIAGANAPGEKALLSVILFHLVVGAIVALPYMRLWTGSSEEPSQ, encoded by the coding sequence GTGCGGCGGCGGGCGCTCGCGCCCGTCGCCTTTCACTACCCGGGCAACAAGTTTCAGACCATGACCGCGCTCAGCCAGCTTATTCCAATTGCGATCAATGCCAGCATCTTCACAATGGTCTTTGCCCTTGGCGCAAAGACCGAGCGCGGCGATGCCGTCTATATTTTCGACCACAAGGGATTGCTCATCCGGTCGATCCTTTCGATGAACGTGGTGATGGTGCTGGTCGCGGCCTTGATCGCAGCAGCATTCGATCTCGCGGAGGCGATCGAGGTCGCCCTGATCGCGATTGCGATCTCTCCCGTTCCGCCAGTCCTGCCCGGAAAGCAGATCAAGGCCGGCGGTACAGCTTCCTATGCGATCAGCCTGCTGGTTGCGGCTTCCGTTGCATCCATCGTGATCGCTCCTCTTGCCGTCTCCTCTGTCGGGTTTCTTTTTGGCCGTCAGACGGTAGCGGGGATAGGACGCCTCTCCTCGATCATCATTGTCTCCATACTTCTCCCGCTTTTTCTCGGCATCGCCCTGCGCATTTACATGCCTGCTGTCGCAGCCCGCATTGCTCCCGTACTTTCGCGCGCGGGAACGGTCCTGCTCATCCTCGCGGTCCTTCCGGTTCTCGTAACCGCGACGGCCACTATCTGGGAGTTTGTCGGCAATGGGGTGCTTGCCGTGCTGATTGGCTTTTCGCTGATCGGACTCGTGGTCGGCCATATGCTCGGCGGACCCGAAACCGGCAACCGGACGGTGCTCGCTCTTGCCACCAGCACGCGCCATCCGGGCGTGGCAATGGCAATCGCCGGCGCCAACGCTCCCGGCGAGAAGGCCCTGCTTTCCGTGATCCTGTTCCATCTCGTCGTCGGAGCCATCGTGGCATTGCCGTATATGAGGCTTTGGACCGGCTCATCCGAGGAGCCTTCACAATGA